A window of the Streptomyces finlayi genome harbors these coding sequences:
- a CDS encoding dicarboxylate/amino acid:cation symporter has product MSANSASTTTGTGEPTGSGTGFRIPKVPFWAQIVSGLVLGVLLGWLARSQDIGWLHTTLDQVGHIFVQLLKLAVAPLVFFAILVSITNLRKVNNAARLAGRTLLWFMITSLIAVAIGLAIGLITNPGSGTGLTPKDGKLPESNGSWLDFLTGIIPTDVITPFTELNVLQIVFMAAVAGIAALQLGDKAKPILALSESVLALLQKALWWVIRLAPLGTVGLIGYAIADYGWDLIGKYATFTADVYIGCALVMFGVYPLLLATVAKVSPLQFFKGAWPAIQLAFVSRSSVGTMPVTQKVTERLGVPKEYASFAVPFGATTKMDGCAAIYPALAAIFIAQIFDVQLGIGDYILIAFVSVIGSAATAGLTGATVMLTLTLSTLGLPLEGVGLLLAIDPILDMMRTATNVAGQALVPVIVASREGILDHDAYNSASASPVDAFEKDAVEPGADADADAERKDAVPVPA; this is encoded by the coding sequence GTGTCCGCGAACTCCGCGTCCACCACCACCGGCACCGGTGAGCCCACCGGCTCCGGTACCGGCTTCCGCATACCCAAGGTCCCGTTCTGGGCCCAGATCGTCTCCGGTCTGGTCCTCGGTGTCCTCCTCGGCTGGCTCGCCCGCAGCCAGGACATCGGCTGGCTCCACACCACGCTCGACCAGGTCGGCCACATCTTCGTCCAGCTGCTGAAGCTGGCCGTCGCGCCCCTCGTCTTCTTCGCGATCCTGGTGTCGATCACCAACCTGCGCAAGGTCAACAACGCCGCGAGGCTGGCCGGCCGTACGCTGCTCTGGTTCATGATCACCTCGCTGATCGCCGTCGCCATCGGCCTCGCGATCGGCCTGATCACCAACCCGGGCTCGGGCACCGGCCTCACGCCGAAGGACGGCAAGCTCCCCGAGAGCAACGGCTCCTGGCTCGACTTCCTGACCGGCATCATCCCGACGGACGTCATCACGCCGTTCACCGAGCTGAACGTCCTGCAGATCGTCTTCATGGCGGCCGTCGCCGGTATCGCCGCGCTCCAGCTCGGTGACAAGGCCAAGCCGATCCTCGCCCTCAGCGAGTCGGTCCTGGCCCTCCTCCAGAAGGCCCTGTGGTGGGTCATCCGCCTCGCCCCGCTCGGCACCGTCGGCCTCATCGGCTACGCGATCGCCGACTACGGCTGGGACCTGATCGGCAAGTACGCGACCTTCACCGCCGACGTCTACATCGGTTGCGCCCTGGTGATGTTCGGCGTCTACCCGCTGCTGCTCGCGACGGTCGCCAAGGTCAGCCCGCTCCAGTTCTTCAAGGGAGCCTGGCCCGCGATCCAGCTGGCCTTCGTCTCCCGCTCCTCGGTCGGCACGATGCCCGTCACCCAGAAGGTCACCGAGCGTCTCGGTGTCCCGAAGGAGTACGCGTCCTTCGCGGTGCCGTTCGGCGCCACCACGAAGATGGACGGCTGCGCCGCGATCTACCCGGCACTGGCGGCGATCTTCATCGCGCAGATCTTCGACGTGCAGCTGGGCATCGGCGACTACATCCTGATCGCGTTCGTCTCGGTCATCGGTTCGGCGGCCACCGCCGGCCTCACCGGCGCGACGGTCATGCTGACGCTGACCCTCTCGACGCTGGGCCTGCCGTTGGAGGGCGTCGGCCTGCTGCTGGCCATCGACCCGATCCTGGACATGATGCGCACCGCCACGAACGTGGCAGGACAGGCGCTGGTCCCGGTGATCGTCGCCTCCCGCGAGGGCATCCTCGACCACGACGCGTACAACTCGGCCTCGGCCTCCCCGGTCGACGCGTTCGAGAAGGACGCCGTTGAGCCGGGTGCGGACGCCGACGCGGACGCGGAGCGTAAGGACGCGGTACCGGTTCCCGCGTAA
- a CDS encoding peptidase inhibitor family I36 protein: MRRRGLLLTALATLSLTAGSVAAAAPASADSCVDGWFCLYYNSGGGGAFVRIGGDIPNLTNTKFNACGTNCNGIGQSVWNNAGSARNTNDFYAATVFYRFNYLGPSDFVPTNYLSGLPNTKNEDASVRFGP; encoded by the coding sequence ATGCGCAGACGAGGTCTGTTACTGACGGCACTGGCCACGTTGAGTCTCACAGCGGGCTCCGTAGCGGCGGCCGCCCCGGCGAGCGCGGACAGTTGCGTCGACGGGTGGTTCTGCCTCTACTACAACTCGGGCGGAGGCGGAGCGTTCGTCAGGATCGGCGGGGACATCCCCAACCTGACGAACACCAAGTTCAACGCCTGCGGTACGAACTGCAACGGGATCGGGCAGAGCGTCTGGAACAACGCCGGATCGGCGCGGAATACGAACGATTTCTACGCTGCCACCGTCTTCTACCGGTTCAACTACCTCGGACCGAGCGACTTCGTGCCGACCAACTACCTCAGTGGTCTGCCGAACACGAAGAACGAGGACGCGTCGGTCCGGTTCGGCCCGTGA
- a CDS encoding AraC-like ligand-binding domain-containing protein codes for MGYTVLHSTSVPPEQRFDWWCELINRDVAPVRVQSRHTSDFLADAGALDLGAVQLTAMSFPPIRSLRTPALIRHSDPEDYELALILDSEMWISQSRQESRLSTGDFALWSTSLPYEGRGLGGTGDALLRGIVLHLPRSGFPLPSGRVNTILARAMAGRTGAGAVLAAFLRNVVEQAPSLERTELERMGTAAWELTAAFLAHHLGTHDRLPPEARSRMLLARVNAFIEDNLAEPGLSPAAVAAHHGISIRTLHYLFRQQRETVAATIRRRRLARCHLALGDPALGALPVYAIGARWGFADAVTFSRSFRSTYGITPGEHRRSTLPVPPALAPAPDGPTPPALRTKKDCAGRQ; via the coding sequence GTGGGATACACCGTTCTGCACAGCACGAGCGTGCCGCCTGAGCAACGCTTCGACTGGTGGTGCGAGCTGATAAACCGTGATGTCGCACCGGTACGGGTCCAGAGTCGGCACACCTCCGACTTCCTGGCCGACGCGGGTGCCCTGGATCTGGGAGCGGTCCAGTTGACCGCCATGTCCTTTCCTCCCATCAGGTCCCTGCGTACGCCGGCGCTGATACGGCATTCCGATCCCGAGGACTATGAATTGGCGCTCATCCTGGACAGCGAGATGTGGATCTCGCAGTCCAGGCAGGAGAGTCGCCTGTCGACCGGTGACTTCGCCCTGTGGAGCACGTCGCTGCCGTACGAGGGGCGAGGACTGGGCGGAACGGGCGACGCACTCCTGCGGGGCATCGTGCTGCACCTACCGCGCTCCGGGTTCCCGCTGCCGAGCGGCAGAGTGAACACGATCCTGGCACGCGCCATGGCGGGGCGCACCGGTGCCGGCGCGGTGCTGGCCGCCTTCTTGCGGAACGTCGTGGAACAGGCGCCGTCGCTGGAGCGGACGGAGTTGGAACGGATGGGCACAGCGGCCTGGGAACTGACCGCCGCCTTTCTCGCCCACCACCTCGGCACGCACGACCGGCTGCCACCCGAGGCCCGCAGCCGTATGCTGCTGGCCCGGGTCAACGCGTTCATAGAGGACAATCTGGCCGAGCCCGGTCTGTCTCCGGCGGCCGTCGCGGCCCATCACGGCATCTCGATACGGACGCTCCACTATCTCTTCCGGCAGCAGCGGGAGACCGTCGCGGCGACTATCCGGCGCCGCCGGCTGGCGCGTTGCCACCTGGCCCTGGGCGATCCCGCGCTGGGTGCGCTGCCCGTTTACGCCATCGGCGCGCGCTGGGGCTTCGCCGACGCCGTCACCTTCAGCCGGTCCTTCCGCAGCACCTACGGAATCACCCCCGGGGAGCACCGGCGATCGACGCTGCCCGTTCCCCCTGCCCTCGCTCCCGCCCCCGACGGCCCTACCCCCCCTGCGCTCAGAACCAAGAAAGACTGCGCCGGCAGGCAATGA
- a CDS encoding DUF4229 domain-containing protein, protein MSAAKPSATIRYTAFRLLIFVGCFFAAGVAVHFGILPAGLKGSNFIWVMLLGLLLSAPLSYVLLRKQRDEMSEQLVTKVDRTKARLEANRTREDAVQQGRSR, encoded by the coding sequence GTGTCCGCTGCCAAGCCGAGCGCAACGATCCGGTACACCGCGTTCCGTCTGTTGATCTTCGTCGGCTGCTTCTTCGCCGCCGGTGTCGCGGTCCACTTCGGGATCCTGCCGGCCGGACTCAAGGGCTCCAACTTCATCTGGGTCATGCTGCTCGGCCTGCTGCTCTCGGCGCCGCTGAGCTACGTCCTCCTGCGCAAGCAGCGCGACGAGATGTCCGAGCAGCTCGTCACGAAGGTCGACCGGACCAAGGCCCGCCTGGAGGCCAACCGGACCCGCGAGGACGCGGTCCAGCAAGGCCGCAGCCGGTAA